The following nucleotide sequence is from Bacteroidota bacterium.
AATCATTGAATTGGAATTTGTAATTCCTGCTTCAAATTCAACAAAACTATAAATTGTAATTGTGTCTGAAGAAAAAATTGAGGCTCCTGTATTACAAATACAATCTGCCCAAGTCTCAATAATAAAAGTTTCAGGCTGTTCTGGAAATCCATCATTTAAAACATCATAGAAAATTGTGTCGCTCATTTGTCCGCCTTGTATCCAAAAAGTATCCGGAAATATTGATATATCTGAACCCATTATTGCATTTCCGGCATATTGCAAAAGAACCATAGCCGGATTTGAAAGGTTTACTGTGTCATTTCTATAAATAATAAAATATTTTGTACATCCTTCATATATTGTATCAATTGGATTAAAAATGCTAACATTATCACTTCCGTTAGATTCGCCTGACGAAAAGCTGCCTGCTTCGAGGAAAACTGCGGAATCAATAATATAATCACCAGCATCGGCTACTGCCAATTTTAAATGATAAGTTTGACATGGAACAACTAATGCAGTAGCTGTTAAAGCAACAGTATATCCATCGTATTCGATTGCCGAATTAGGATTGCTAATAGCGAGATTATCAAAATAATATTGACAATTCACACAAGGTCCTGTAGGAGGAGTGCTTGCGCTACCTGTTCCATTATTTACATTATTGATTGAAACAGGAGTGGTTGTTCCAGGTATAGTTGCTATGTTTTGATTTAAATAAAATCCGCCCCATGGATATGGTCCTGATAAAAAAAATGCAAATACATCGTTAAAACTGCTATTTACAAATTCAGGATATTCATCAGAGCCAAAAATGTAGCGAAATTTTATGGTGTCAGAATTAGGGACAAAATCGAACTCAATTACTGAAGCATCTGCGGTTGCTTGTGGTATTATATAGTTTAAATCATTATCGCCTGGGGATCCAAAACTTGTTGAAATTCCTGATTGATAATTAGGGCCAACTGCATCTATAGCCCTCCCTGATGAAAAAATTATTCCCGATGAAAATATTGAATCAAAACTTGTTCCGGAAGCGTCGAAATAACCGATACTTCCTGGATGTCCTGAGAAAACAATATTTTGAATAGAAACACAGCCTGATGTAAATACATTATTAACTAACTGTTGAGGGGTATAATTTCCTACCACTGTTATCGGTTGAGCATATATTTTTATGCTAAAAATAACTAAGACAAAAAAAATAATTTTTAATTTCATAATATTTTATTTATAGTTGTTAACATTTTAATAACTGAATATTAGATAGTTAAAGTAAATTACTTGCAAATTTCTAATTTAATTCTCTTTTATACATATTTAATCAACAAGATACATAATTTTTGTTTCTGAAAAACCTTTTAATTTCAGTCTATAAAAATAAGCCCCTGAGTAAATATCATTTTTGTTAAAATTAATAGAATGATTTCCGCCAGGATAATTTTGGGACTGAATTGTAACAATTTTTTCACCAATAAGGTTAAATAATTCTATTTCTACAAAAGCTTTTTCTGGAATGTAAAAACTAATTTCGGTTGTTTCGGAAAATGGATTTGGAACATTCTGAAAAAGAATGCAAGTTGAATGGAGAAGGTTAAAAGTTGAAAGTTTTTCAACTACCGAAATTTTGTTCGTTTTATAGAATTCATTGCCTTTAAGCCAAGTTTCAATTTCAAGAATTTCTTCATTTTCACCATTCCAAATTTTAATAATAAACTTATTGTTTTCAATCATTCCGTCAATTTCTTCGGTCAATTCATCGTTTCCCCAAATAGAAATAGCGAGGTTTTCTCCGGTGTAAACTGCTGAGCCAACGAGTTTTTCCCGATGGTTATCGGGACTAAAAATTCCAATTTCTGAACCTTTTGATGGTTGTATTTTCCAAGCAGTTTTTGGAATACCGAGAGTCATATTTGAGCCTGTGTTTTTGATATTTATGAAATGTTCGGCTTGAGTTGTTAGATCGTTTTCCTTACTTACATTTGTTGAATTAGCAGGATATGTCAAAGTAGCACCATTGTTCATCTTTACTTGATAACCCTCGCCCGGAATCATGTTCCCAATCAGATTTAATCCATAAATAGGCCAGTAGGTTTGTCCAAAATAATTTTTAACAATTTCAATATCATTAACTACATTACTTAACATATTAATGATTGAAGCCGGTGTTTTCCTTAAATAAGAAAAGTATGACCAGCCAAAGGGAATATTGCAATTTGTGAACTCTGGTTGAGTCAAAAAACCAGAAATTATTATTGTGTCGGTTATAGCCATTTTCAATTGGTAACCTTCGCAAATTGAGATATTGCCAATATTGTTTATTCCATAGATTGGCCAATAAGTTTGTCCAAAATAGTCTTTTAATATCAATAAATTTGAATTAACATCCATGAAAATTGAGTCGAATGATAATTCAGTAGGAATAATATAAGTTGAGAAATAGCTCCAGCTTTGAGGAAGGATTATTTCTTGTGAGTCTGCTGAAAGAACTTCATATAAAGAAGCTAAACCACTTAGGCCGTTTACTGCATAAAACTCTTGATTTGCCATTGGAGGAACCGGCATATAGGTAGCATTTGCATCATACTCAATGCTTTCCGATTCGTCCCATATTTTCCATTTAAATTGTTCGCCAATAGCAAAACCGTCATTTCCAAGATCTGCACCCCATGCTGCAATTGAAGTTGTGGTATTTTGCCATATCTGATATCCACCACAAACCAATGTGCCAAGTGAATCATAAAATACTCCAATATAATCTCCCTGAGAAATCTGTACTCCATTTAGTGTGATAGGGGTTGTTGCCTGAATTAAAATAGTATGATTTGTTTGAGTAACTGTATATGACCAATTAGGCAAATTTGGACCTGGTGGTTCAGTAATTTCGTAACTTTCAGTAAGATTACATCCATTATTATCAATTATTGTGATGGTAAAATTTCCAGAACTTAAGCCATAAAGATCTTCAACAATATCACCATTCGACCATGAAAATGTATATGGTGGAGCTCCTCCGGAAATTGTTAAATCAATAGCACCGTCAGCAGCTCCATATGATGTAACATCTGCAATTACTGAAGATGCTAAAAGCTCATCAGTTTCTAAAAGTGTTATGGAATCAATAATTGAATAATTAAGTGCATCAGTAATTGTTACAAGGTAATTTCCTGCTCCTAAAAGTGAAATGTCTTCAATTGTTTCACCATTGTTCCATAAATAAGAATATGGTTGAGTGCCACCTGAAACTGTGATATCTATCGAACCAGTATTTCCATTAAAACAATCAATATTAGTTCCAATCAAATCGCAAATATTTAATGTTGGATTCACTGTAATTGTTATATTATCAGTGTATAAAATGCCTGTACAAGACATAATTCCGGCAACATAAGAAGTAGTTATATTAGGATTTACAGTTAGTGTGGGTCCATTTCCAATTACATCTCCAGATAGGTTGAACCATTGAATTTGAGTTGGAGAAACTATATCTGATGGTACAAATTTTGAACTTTCTAATTGAGTCTCCCATATGGTTGAGTTTCTTCCTGGAGCACAATATGCAAGCGAACCATTCCAGTTATGTAATCCTTGAGTTGAGGTTCCTCCAGCCCAACCAAGACATATTGGCTTATTTGTAAGATGATAGCATATTTCGTTTGAAGTTTCGGTTAATACTATTTGGAAAGTTCCAGTAAAAGAGGAGCAACTAAACAATGGACAATCAATCCAGCTTACAACGAATTTTCTGTTGGGCGCAATACCTGTTATGTTGCAATAAATACTTGTGGCGGAAGGATTCCAGTCACTCCATGCTCCCATAATACAATTTTTAGGTACACTAATAGCTTGACTTGGTATTGTTGCAGAAGCATATGTAGTTGGTTGACCTGAACTAAAACCTAACCATCCATTCGAGCCAACATAACATTCATTGAAAACTTGTCCGAAAAAACAAAAATCAAATGGTATTATTATTGTGTCAGAAATGGCATCGTCCCACAAGTATAATGGTGTTCCTCCATAAAATTCAGGTCCATATGGCACTGTGTCATAGACATATTGATTTGTTCCATAGAAAGGTGCTATTGTTGCATTCAGAGTAATATTTCCAGCACCACAAATTAATGTATCGTTGCCTGCAAAAATTTGTGCTTTTGTTTTGTTACTGAAGAAAATGAGTAGAAAAAAAACGAGACTTAGAGTAATTGTTTTGTCTTTCATAATAGTCAAATTTATAGGTTGCTAATTAATACACGCAATTTCAAAACTAATAACAAATATCACAAAATGAATAATATTTCAACGAATAATTATACTTTTTTATTTTGTATTTCAAATTGTAAATTATTCAACACTCATAATTCTCGTTTCAGAAAAATCACCTGTATTTAGTCTGTAGAAATAAGTTCCTGCTGACAAGTGTTTTCTATCGAAAATAATCGTATGATTTCCGGCAATGTAATTTTGAGAATGAATGGTTTCAATTTTCTCACCAATAAGACTGAATAATTCAATTTCAACGAATGCTTTTTCTGGAATGTAAAAACTAATTTCGGTAGTTTGAGAAAATGGATTTGGAACATTTTGCATGAGGGATATACTTTTATTTTGCAATAGTTCAGATATATTATTTAAATAAGCAATATTGACAGAAGAATTAATCGTACAGTTTAGACTATCTGTAACTATAACAGAATATATGCCGCTGTTTAAACCTGTAATATCTTCGATTGTTTCACCATTTGACCAATTGAAAGTATATGGTGTAAAACCTCCGCTTACTGTCAGATTAATCTCTCCGTCGGTTGAAGTTATATTTGTTGCATCTGTAATGTCAAAACTTAGAATTATCTCAGTGGGTTCAACTAAAGTAATTGAATCGATTATTGAATAATTGTTAGACATTGATACTGTCACAAAGTATGTGCCGGCTATTAAATTATCAATATCTTCTGTTATTTCGCCATTAGACCAAATAAATGAATATGGCGGAGTACCCCATGTAACATTCAAATCAATTGAGCCATCATTTAGTCCAAAACAACTTATATTTGTTTTTTCAAGATTTATAATTAATGCTGATAAGCTATTTGTATCTCTTAGGCAACGAACACTGTATCCAAAATACTTTGCGGTAAAACCCCATATATCACTAATATGGAAGTTTTCTAAACCGCGATGATTTGCAAAATCACTTCCAGCTTTTGAAGTCCAAAAAAAAGTTTGAATTCCCAAATTTTCGAAAGAAGAACCATCTCTTATTCCAGCAGGTAAAGCAGAAAATCCGGATATGTTTGTTGCTGCATTAGGACTATTCCAATGTATTGTGTCCTGTTCTTTCTTTTTCCCCCCAGCAACATTTTGTCCACCTAAATAGTTTGCCAGGATCTCCCATTCTTGTTTACTTGGGACATGCCAACCATTAGGGCAAATACCTTGTACACCGCTTGGTACCAAATCACTACTTGATTCTCCATTCATCACTGCTGCCCAAGTATAAAGTTTCCCATAAACTAATGTATTTAATGTATCATCATTATAATCAAAATAGTATTTTGTAGTATTACCCCATGGAATTGAACCTATGCCAGTTCCATCCACTAAAGCAGAACCATCTTCATAATGCATGGTTTTGAGGTTTTCTTTCATCCAACACTGATTCCCAATTTGAACTGTATTATATACATTTCCATCAAAATCAGCAACGGTTGGAATATCATTGCAAGCTTCCTGTGCAAAAACAAACTGACAAAGGAAAACCGCTGATAAAAATATTAAATTAGCTTTCATAATAGAATCAATTAGTTTATAAATTTTAAAAATAGTAAATATTAATTGAATTCAAAGGAAAACATTATTCCCCAACACTCATAATTCTCGTGTCAGAAAAATCACCTGAATTTAATCTATAGAAATACGTTCCTGCCGACAAGTGTTTTCTATCGAAAATAATTGTATGATTTCCGGCAGTATAATTTTGCGAATGAATGGTTTCAATTCTTTCTCCCAGAAGATTAAATAATTCTATTTCTACAAATGCTTTATGAGGAGCATAAAAACTAATTTCTGTTGTTTCAGAAAATGGATTTGGAACATTTTGAAATAGTTGGAAAGTTGAATGTTGAATTTCAAAAGTTGAAAGTTTTTCAACAATTGAAATTTTATTTGTTATATACAATTCATCGCCTTGAAGCCAATTTTCGATTTCAAGAGTCTCCTCATTCGTTCCATTCCAAACCTTAACAATAAATTTCTCATTTTCAAGCAAACCATCAATTTTTTTGGTCAATTCATCGTTTCCCCAAATTGAAATTGCAAGATTTTCACTGGTAAAAACTGATGAGCCAACCAATAATCCTTCTGAGCTATAAATTCCAATTTCTGAGTCAATTGGAGGTTCTGTTTCCCAGGCTGCTTTTGGAATTCCGAGGGTCATATTTGAACCTGTGTTTATTGTTGTTTTAAATTGTTTTGGCTGAGGGATTTGAATATTAGATTTTGAGATGTTTGCAGAATTTGGTGGGTAAGTTAGAATATTAGAATTGTTCATTTTTATTTGATAGCCTTCGCCGGGAATCATGTTTCCAATTGTATTTATTCCATAATTTGGCCAATAAATCAGTCCTAAATAATTTTTAACTATTTCAATGTCATTTGAGATATTACTTAACATATCGACTATTGAAGCCGGGTCTGATCTTAAATATGGAATAAATGACCATCCGGAAGGAACATTACAATTTTCATTTTCAGGTTGTATGGATAAACCTGTAATTGTTAAAATATCAGGGTTAGTCATGCTAATTTGATAACCCTCATGAATTGATAGGTTTCCTATAAAGTTTATTCCGTAGGCAGGCCAATAGATTTGACCAAGATAGTTTTTCACAATCACTACATTTGAAACATTATTTGCAAAAATTGAATCAAATAACTCTTCAGAAGGAATTATATTAGTTGAAAAGAAACTCCAGCCTGGAGGAAGGACAATTTGCTGTGAACTACTAAATGATAGATTAAATAAAGAAGTTAAACCACTCATTCCGTTTATAGCAAAAAACTCCTGGTCTGTCATAGGAGGAACAGGCATATATGTAGCATCTACTTCATATTCTGTGCTTTCTGAAATGTCCCATATTTTCCATTTAAATTCCTCACCAATTGCAAAGCCATTGTTTAAGCCAACTTCAGCTCCCCATGCTGCAATCGAAGTTGTGTTGTTTTGCCAAATTGTATAGCCTCCACAAGCCAGTGTGCCCAAGGAGTCGTAGAAAACACCAATAAAATCTCCAACATCAATCGGAGTATTGTTCATTGTAATTATTGCAGTATCAGGAATTAAAATTGTGTGATTTGTAGAACTTACTGTATAAGGCCAGTCAGGTGGATATGAGTTCAGAGGTTCAGTAATTTCAAACATTTCTATATTGGTGCATGAATTATTGTCAATTACGGTTACGTAATACAAGCCGGCACTTAAATTGTAAACATCTTCAGAGGTTTCTCCATTAGACCAAATATGTGAATATGGCTGAACACCTCCACTTATTGTCAAATCAATTGAACCGTTTGTTGTTCCTGTAATTAACACATTCGAAATGTTACTATAGGTCTCAATCTCAGAAGGTTCAGTAATTGTCATAGAGTCAACAACAACATTATTCCCAGAATCGCTTATTGTTACAAAATAATTTCCTGCACCCAGATTTGATATATATTCTGTTGTATCTCCAGTATTCCATAAAAATGAAAATGGAGACACACAACCATTTGCAGCAAGTTCTATTGAGCCGGTATTACCTCCATTACAATCAACATTCTCAGTATTTACATAATCTATTGAAAGACTGGTTGAATCAATTGAAATCGTTACTGTATCAATAAAAAAACCTGAACATGAACAAATTACTCCTGCAATATAAGAAGTAGTTGAAATTGGATTAACGGTTATTGATGATCCATTACTGATAATATTTCCATATGTATCATACCATTGAATTTGCGGAAGCGAAATTGTACCTATCGGTTTAAATTTTGAACTCTCATATTGAGCACTCCATTGGTTGCCATTTCTTCCTGGGACCCAATAAGCCAAAGTTCCGTTGAAGTTATGTATTCCCTGAGTTGATGCTACACTCCATTGAGTACAAATTGGCTTATTTGTTATATGGTTGTAAATCTCATTTGAACCCTCACATAAAACTATTTGAAATTTTCCGAGGTTACTTGTACATGCATGCATTGGACAATTATCCCAGTTAACAACAAATTTCCTATTGGGTGATACTCCTGTAACATAATAGAAAACATAAGGACCTACACCGTATGATGGGTTCCAGTCTGCCCAAGGTCCCATAATACAATTTTTTGGAACGCTAACTCCAGAATTCGGTAAAATACAAGCAGTAAAAGTAATTGGTTGCCCTGGACTAAAACTTAACCATCCATTAGAGCCAACATAACATGAGGTGAAAACTTGTCCGAAAAAACAAAATTCAAATGGAATTTGAATTTGACTTGAAACAACATCGTCCCAATAAGTACCAGGGAAAGGTACAGGTGTACCCCCGTAAGTCTCAGGTGCATAAGGAACTGTATCATAAAAGTATGTATTTGTGCTATTGATTGAAG
It contains:
- a CDS encoding T9SS type A sorting domain-containing protein, which codes for MKDKTITLSLVFFLLIFFSNKTKAQIFAGNDTLICGAGNITLNATIAPFYGTNQYVYDTVPYGPEFYGGTPLYLWDDAISDTIIIPFDFCFFGQVFNECYVGSNGWLGFSSGQPTTYASATIPSQAISVPKNCIMGAWSDWNPSATSIYCNITGIAPNRKFVVSWIDCPLFSCSSFTGTFQIVLTETSNEICYHLTNKPICLGWAGGTSTQGLHNWNGSLAYCAPGRNSTIWETQLESSKFVPSDIVSPTQIQWFNLSGDVIGNGPTLTVNPNITTSYVAGIMSCTGILYTDNITITVNPTLNICDLIGTNIDCFNGNTGSIDITVSGGTQPYSYLWNNGETIEDISLLGAGNYLVTITDALNYSIIDSITLLETDELLASSVIADVTSYGAADGAIDLTISGGAPPYTFSWSNGDIVEDLYGLSSGNFTITIIDNNGCNLTESYEITEPPGPNLPNWSYTVTQTNHTILIQATTPITLNGVQISQGDYIGVFYDSLGTLVCGGYQIWQNTTTSIAAWGADLGNDGFAIGEQFKWKIWDESESIEYDANATYMPVPPMANQEFYAVNGLSGLASLYEVLSADSQEIILPQSWSYFSTYIIPTELSFDSIFMDVNSNLLILKDYFGQTYWPIYGINNIGNISICEGYQLKMAITDTIIISGFLTQPEFTNCNIPFGWSYFSYLRKTPASIINMLSNVVNDIEIVKNYFGQTYWPIYGLNLIGNMIPGEGYQVKMNNGATLTYPANSTNVSKENDLTTQAEHFINIKNTGSNMTLGIPKTAWKIQPSKGSEIGIFSPDNHREKLVGSAVYTGENLAISIWGNDELTEEIDGMIENNKFIIKIWNGENEEILEIETWLKGNEFYKTNKISVVEKLSTFNLLHSTCILFQNVPNPFSETTEISFYIPEKAFVEIELFNLIGEKIVTIQSQNYPGGNHSINFNKNDIYSGAYFYRLKLKGFSETKIMYLVD
- a CDS encoding T9SS type A sorting domain-containing protein, whose product is MKANLIFLSAVFLCQFVFAQEACNDIPTVADFDGNVYNTVQIGNQCWMKENLKTMHYEDGSALVDGTGIGSIPWGNTTKYYFDYNDDTLNTLVYGKLYTWAAVMNGESSSDLVPSGVQGICPNGWHVPSKQEWEILANYLGGQNVAGGKKKEQDTIHWNSPNAATNISGFSALPAGIRDGSSFENLGIQTFFWTSKAGSDFANHRGLENFHISDIWGFTAKYFGYSVRCLRDTNSLSALIINLEKTNISCFGLNDGSIDLNVTWGTPPYSFIWSNGEITEDIDNLIAGTYFVTVSMSNNYSIIDSITLVEPTEIILSFDITDATNITSTDGEINLTVSGGFTPYTFNWSNGETIEDITGLNSGIYSVIVTDSLNCTINSSVNIAYLNNISELLQNKSISLMQNVPNPFSQTTEISFYIPEKAFVEIELFSLIGEKIETIHSQNYIAGNHTIIFDRKHLSAGTYFYRLNTGDFSETRIMSVE
- a CDS encoding T9SS type A sorting domain-containing protein, which codes for MKNLITTLSLSLILFFIFTKETKAQIFAGNDTSICAGTSITLNATTSSINSTNTYFYDTVPYAPETYGGTPVPFPGTYWDDVVSSQIQIPFEFCFFGQVFTSCYVGSNGWLSFSPGQPITFTACILPNSGVSVPKNCIMGPWADWNPSYGVGPYVFYYVTGVSPNRKFVVNWDNCPMHACTSNLGKFQIVLCEGSNEIYNHITNKPICTQWSVASTQGIHNFNGTLAYWVPGRNGNQWSAQYESSKFKPIGTISLPQIQWYDTYGNIISNGSSITVNPISTTSYIAGVICSCSGFFIDTVTISIDSTSLSIDYVNTENVDCNGGNTGSIELAANGCVSPFSFLWNTGDTTEYISNLGAGNYFVTISDSGNNVVVDSMTITEPSEIETYSNISNVLITGTTNGSIDLTISGGVQPYSHIWSNGETSEDVYNLSAGLYYVTVIDNNSCTNIEMFEITEPLNSYPPDWPYTVSSTNHTILIPDTAIITMNNTPIDVGDFIGVFYDSLGTLACGGYTIWQNNTTSIAAWGAEVGLNNGFAIGEEFKWKIWDISESTEYEVDATYMPVPPMTDQEFFAINGMSGLTSLFNLSFSSSQQIVLPPGWSFFSTNIIPSEELFDSIFANNVSNVVIVKNYLGQIYWPAYGINFIGNLSIHEGYQISMTNPDILTITGLSIQPENENCNVPSGWSFIPYLRSDPASIVDMLSNISNDIEIVKNYLGLIYWPNYGINTIGNMIPGEGYQIKMNNSNILTYPPNSANISKSNIQIPQPKQFKTTINTGSNMTLGIPKAAWETEPPIDSEIGIYSSEGLLVGSSVFTSENLAISIWGNDELTKKIDGLLENEKFIVKVWNGTNEETLEIENWLQGDELYITNKISIVEKLSTFEIQHSTFQLFQNVPNPFSETTEISFYAPHKAFVEIELFNLLGERIETIHSQNYTAGNHTIIFDRKHLSAGTYFYRLNSGDFSDTRIMSVGE